In Spiroplasma litorale, a single genomic region encodes these proteins:
- a CDS encoding integrase core domain-containing protein — MSMSRRGNSPDNGACESFFGTFKNECIYTYKVKELHYSNIYKIISDYIEFYNYVRPCLKHKKTPYEIRMEKVSF; from the coding sequence ATTTCTATGTCAAGAAGAGGGAACTCCCCAGATAATGGTGCATGTGAGTCTTTTTTTGGAACTTTTAAAAATGAATGTATATATACATATAAAGTAAAAGAACTACATTACTCAAATATTTATAAAATTATCTCAGACTATATAGAGTTTTATAATTACGTTAGACCTTGTCTAAAGCATAAAAAAACTCCATACGAAATTCGTATGGAAAAAGTATCTTTTTAA
- a CDS encoding RuvA C-terminal domain-containing protein — protein MYFIGKIIKIINNEVILESNKFGFVGKLISVNKYKTNQEVKFWYLYYKNDYFIKFLFLDSYKIWNLAKTLISINNVGFKTLEKIILNMDYDEIIKSSIDYEIEFISQKTKISTKIVKSIVDSIRKEVIDINNTKKHLEIINSLYKLGYKFNDIYKAIKNIDFKLSEEEIIRKALININGK, from the coding sequence ATGTATTTTATTGGCAAAATTATCAAAATTATAAATAATGAAGTTATTCTTGAGTCAAATAAATTTGGATTTGTTGGTAAATTAATTTCAGTGAATAAATATAAAACAAACCAAGAAGTAAAGTTTTGATATTTATATTATAAAAATGATTATTTTATTAAATTTTTATTTTTAGACTCTTATAAAATATGAAATTTAGCAAAAACTTTAATAAGTATAAATAACGTTGGTTTTAAAACTTTGGAGAAAATAATTTTAAACATGGATTATGATGAAATCATTAAATCTAGTATAGATTATGAAATTGAGTTTATATCTCAAAAAACAAAAATATCTACAAAAATTGTTAAATCTATAGTTGACTCAATAAGAAAAGAGGTTATAGATATTAACAACACAAAAAAACATTTAGAAATAATTAATTCACTCTATAAATTAGGCTATAAATTTAATGATATATATAAAGCTATTAAAAATATAGATTTTAAACTTAGCGAAGAAGAA
- the yihA gene encoding ribosome biogenesis GTP-binding protein YihA/YsxC, whose amino-acid sequence MIKNAKFVKSAANKEGWINDDINEVCFIGRSNVGKSTFINSLTNNKKLAKTSSTPGKTRLLNFFDINNGQFRIVDAPGYGFARVSNEIKVSFAKMMEEYLTDRKNLIFVCQLVDLRHKPTNEDVEMYNFFKYHKTNVLIVATKKDKCKKNDIKKNEKIIKETLTLDSADKFISISSLDKNSLKNIYEIFEYYFEKNKIL is encoded by the coding sequence ATTATCAAAAATGCTAAATTTGTTAAATCTGCTGCCAATAAAGAAGGATGAATTAATGATGATATTAATGAAGTTTGTTTTATAGGTAGAAGTAATGTTGGAAAATCAACTTTTATTAATTCACTAACAAACAACAAAAAATTAGCAAAAACATCATCTACACCTGGTAAAACTAGACTTTTAAATTTTTTTGATATTAATAATGGTCAATTTAGAATTGTTGATGCTCCGGGATATGGTTTCGCAAGAGTAAGCAATGAAATAAAAGTAAGTTTTGCAAAAATGATGGAAGAGTACTTAACTGATAGAAAAAATCTTATTTTTGTATGTCAACTCGTGGATTTAAGACACAAACCTACAAATGAAGATGTAGAAATGTATAACTTTTTTAAATATCATAAAACAAACGTCTTAATTGTTGCCACAAAAAAAGATAAGTGCAAAAAAAATGACATCAAAAAAAATGAAAAAATAATTAAAGAAACATTAACTTTAGACTCAGCTGATAAATTTATTTCAATCTCTTCTTTAGATAAAAACAGTTTAAAAAATATTTATGAAATTTTTGAATATTATTTTGAAAAAAATAAAATTTTATAA
- the mreB gene encoding rod shape-determining protein, producing MLKTTSNKPNFISMDLGTANTLVYISGQGVVYNEPSIVAYKIKENRIIAVGKEAYKMIGKGNKNIRVIKPMVDGVITDIRATEAQLKWIFTRLRINKLLKNSVMLLACPSVITELEKSALKKIAINLGANQVFIEEEVKMAALGGGVNIYAPTGNLIIDTGGGTTDVAVLASGDIVLSKSLKVAGNYLNEECQKFIRSQYGLEIGAKTSESIKINIGSLSRYADERRMKVYGRDVVSGLPREIEITPEEIREVLKVPVSRIIDLTVQVLEDTPPELAGDIFRNGITICGGGALIRGIDKYFADTLQLPAKIGEQPLLSVINGTKKYESEIWHIIKLMKHTIPTFLS from the coding sequence ATGTTAAAAACAACATCAAATAAACCAAATTTTATTTCTATGGATTTAGGAACAGCAAACACTTTGGTATATATTTCTGGGCAAGGTGTGGTTTACAACGAACCATCTATAGTTGCTTATAAAATTAAAGAAAATAGAATAATTGCCGTGGGTAAAGAAGCTTATAAAATGATTGGAAAAGGTAACAAAAATATTAGAGTTATCAAACCAATGGTTGATGGAGTTATTACCGATATTAGAGCAACAGAAGCTCAATTAAAATGAATTTTCACAAGATTAAGAATAAATAAATTACTAAAAAATTCAGTTATGTTATTAGCATGTCCATCAGTTATCACTGAACTAGAAAAGTCTGCATTAAAAAAAATTGCAATTAATTTAGGGGCTAATCAAGTTTTCATTGAAGAAGAAGTTAAAATGGCTGCTTTGGGTGGTGGAGTTAATATATATGCTCCAACAGGAAACTTAATAATAGACACAGGTGGTGGAACAACTGATGTTGCAGTATTAGCATCAGGAGATATTGTTCTTTCAAAATCACTTAAAGTAGCAGGAAATTATTTAAATGAAGAATGTCAAAAATTTATTCGTTCTCAATATGGATTAGAAATTGGTGCTAAAACTTCAGAATCAATTAAAATTAATATTGGATCATTAAGTAGATATGCAGATGAAAGAAGAATGAAAGTTTATGGACGTGATGTTGTCTCTGGTTTACCAAGAGAAATTGAAATAACACCAGAAGAAATTCGCGAAGTTTTAAAAGTACCTGTTTCAAGAATTATTGATTTAACTGTTCAAGTTCTTGAAGATACACCACCAGAATTAGCTGGAGATATCTTCAGAAATGGTATCACTATTTGTGGGGGTGGAGCACTAATTAGAGGTATTGATAAATACTTTGCAGATACTTTACAATTACCTGCAAAAATTGGTGAACAACCATTACTTTCAGTTATTAATGGTACTAAAAAATACGAATCTGAAATATGACACATTATTAAATTAATGAAACATACTATACCAACATTCTTATCTTAA
- a CDS encoding DDE-type integrase/transposase/recombinase yields the protein MITLFLNKYFKERLNPWVVYRYMKIMSLKAVKKKKVPNYDKSGPLRFENLLNRNFNSKNINEKWVTDVTYIKTINGNVYLSVIKDLFNSEIVDWKLSVSPNNKLCHTNLISAIKKEVLQK from the coding sequence ATGATAACTTTATTTTTAAACAAATACTTTAAAGAAAGATTAAACCCTTGAGTTGTTTATAGATATATGAAAATAATGAGTTTAAAAGCAGTGAAGAAAAAGAAAGTTCCAAACTATGATAAATCAGGTCCATTAAGATTTGAAAATTTACTGAATAGAAACTTTAATTCTAAAAATATAAATGAAAAATGAGTAACAGATGTAACTTATATAAAAACTATTAATGGAAATGTTTATCTATCTGTTATAAAAGATTTGTTTAATTCTGAAATTGTTGATTGAAAGTTATCGGTTAGTCCTAATAATAAATTATGTCATACAAATTTAATAAGTGCTATTAAAAAAGAGGTGCTCCAAAAATAA
- a CDS encoding HAD-IIB family hydrolase, whose translation MVKNNIIAATDIDGTILYKWDEVSEENQKTILEFQKKSNNALTLVTGRNYFIVDFLVEKLNIKLPIVCSNGSSVIDPITKKYISKNHFEKDEIYEIMKRFYETGIGFVLHNDFRAHIVKNDAWYSQFVLNKSESILLNQENNKVIYVYDSLKEMIEESINNDNEFVNIVLDCDNDKKIKIANELIKKLDLQSVQFNYPDGAKIEVYKKNVCKSYGLRNLLNYLQVDEDNLYVFGDNVNDICMFEDFKNSYAVENAIPELKKLAKEIIKNVRDGAVGHKLLNLIKDGINFNI comes from the coding sequence ATGGTTAAAAATAATATAATAGCTGCAACCGACATTGATGGTACAATTCTTTACAAATGAGATGAAGTATCGGAAGAAAATCAAAAAACAATTTTAGAATTTCAAAAAAAAAGTAATAATGCATTAACATTAGTTACTGGAAGAAACTATTTTATAGTTGACTTTTTAGTTGAAAAATTAAATATAAAACTTCCTATCGTATGCTCTAATGGTTCATCTGTAATTGATCCAATAACAAAAAAATACATTTCAAAAAATCACTTTGAAAAAGATGAAATTTATGAAATTATGAAAAGATTTTATGAAACTGGAATTGGTTTTGTTCTTCATAATGATTTTAGAGCTCATATAGTCAAAAACGATGCTTGATATAGTCAATTTGTTTTGAATAAATCAGAATCAATTCTTTTGAATCAAGAAAATAATAAAGTAATATATGTTTATGATAGTTTGAAAGAAATGATTGAAGAAAGTATAAATAACGATAATGAATTTGTAAATATTGTTTTAGATTGTGACAATGATAAAAAAATCAAAATTGCAAATGAATTAATTAAAAAACTTGACTTACAAAGTGTTCAATTCAATTACCCAGACGGGGCAAAAATAGAAGTGTATAAAAAAAATGTTTGCAAAAGTTATGGTTTAAGAAATTTATTAAATTACTTGCAAGTTGACGAAGATAATTTATATGTATTTGGTGATAATGTAAATGACATATGCATGTTTGAAGATTTTAAAAACTCATACGCAGTAGAAAATGCAATTCCTGAACTAAAAAAACTTGCAAAAGAAATTATAAAAAATGTAAGAGATGGGGCAGTAGGTCATAAATTACTTAATTTAATAAAAGATGGTATTAATTTTAATATATAA